The Pseudomonas berkeleyensis genome includes a region encoding these proteins:
- a CDS encoding carboxyl transferase domain-containing protein, protein MAILHTQINTRSPEFAANQAAMLTQVDELRALLARVHEGGGAKAQERHTSRGKLLPRERINRLLDSGSPFLEIGQLAAHEVYGEDVPAAGVIAGIGRVEGVECMIVANDATVKGGSYYPLTVKKHLRAQTIARENRLPCIYLVDSGGANLPRQDEVFPDREHFGRIFFNQANMSALGIPQIAVVMGSCTAGGAYVPAMSDETIMVREQATIFLAGPPLVKAATGEVVTAEELGGADVHCKTSGVADHYAEDDEHALALARRCIANLNWRKLGQLDSRAPIAPRYAAEELYGVIPADAKQPFDVREVIARIVDDSQLDEFKALFGTTLVCGFARINGYPVAILANNGILFAEAAQKGAHFVELACQRGIPLLFLQNITGFMVGKKYEEGGIAKHGAKLVTAVACAQVPKFTVIIGGSFGAGNYGMCGRAYDPRFLWMWPNARIGVMGAQQAAGVLVQVKREQAARAGQPFSDDEEQRLKQPIVEQYEQQAHAFYSSARLWDDGVIDPAQTREVLALALSASLNAPIEPTRFGVFRM, encoded by the coding sequence ATGGCCATCCTGCACACCCAGATCAACACCCGCTCGCCGGAGTTCGCCGCCAACCAGGCGGCCATGCTCACCCAGGTGGACGAACTGCGCGCCCTGCTCGCCCGCGTCCACGAAGGCGGCGGCGCCAAGGCGCAGGAGCGCCACACCTCGCGCGGCAAGTTGCTACCGCGTGAACGCATCAACCGCCTGCTGGATTCCGGCTCGCCCTTCCTCGAGATTGGCCAGCTCGCCGCCCATGAGGTCTACGGCGAGGATGTGCCCGCCGCCGGGGTGATCGCCGGTATCGGTCGCGTCGAAGGCGTCGAGTGCATGATCGTGGCCAACGACGCCACGGTGAAGGGCGGCAGCTACTACCCGCTGACGGTGAAGAAGCACCTGCGCGCCCAGACCATCGCCCGCGAGAATCGCCTGCCGTGCATCTACCTGGTGGACTCCGGCGGTGCCAACCTGCCGCGCCAGGACGAGGTGTTCCCGGATCGCGAACACTTCGGCCGGATCTTCTTCAACCAGGCCAATATGAGCGCGCTGGGTATTCCGCAGATCGCCGTGGTCATGGGCTCCTGCACCGCTGGCGGCGCCTACGTGCCGGCGATGAGCGACGAGACCATCATGGTGCGCGAACAGGCCACCATCTTCCTCGCCGGCCCGCCGCTGGTGAAGGCCGCCACCGGCGAAGTGGTGACCGCCGAAGAACTGGGTGGCGCCGACGTGCACTGCAAGACCAGCGGCGTGGCCGACCACTACGCCGAGGACGACGAACACGCCCTGGCCCTGGCCCGGCGCTGCATCGCCAACCTCAACTGGCGCAAGCTCGGCCAGCTCGACAGCCGCGCGCCCATCGCCCCGCGCTACGCCGCCGAGGAGCTGTACGGGGTGATCCCGGCTGACGCCAAACAGCCCTTCGATGTGCGCGAGGTGATCGCGCGGATCGTCGACGACTCGCAACTGGATGAATTCAAGGCGCTGTTCGGCACCACTCTGGTCTGCGGTTTCGCCCGCATCAATGGCTACCCGGTGGCGATCCTGGCGAACAACGGCATTCTGTTCGCCGAAGCCGCACAGAAAGGTGCGCACTTCGTCGAGTTGGCCTGCCAGCGCGGCATTCCGCTGCTGTTTTTGCAGAACATCACCGGTTTCATGGTGGGCAAGAAGTACGAGGAAGGCGGCATCGCCAAGCACGGCGCCAAGCTGGTCACCGCCGTGGCCTGCGCCCAGGTACCCAAGTTCACCGTGATCATCGGCGGCAGCTTCGGCGCCGGCAACTACGGCATGTGCGGCCGCGCCTACGACCCGCGCTTTCTGTGGATGTGGCCCAACGCGCGCATCGGCGTGATGGGCGCGCAGCAGGCTGCCGGCGTGCTGGTGCAGGTCAAGCGCGAACAGGCCGCACGCGCCGGCCAGCCGTTCAGCGACGACGAGGAGCAACGCCTCAAGCAGCCCATCGTCGAGCAGTACGAGCAGCAGGCGCACGCCTTCTATTCCAGCGCCCGTCTGTGGGACGACGGCGTGATCGACCCGGCGCAGACCCGCGAGGTGTTGGCCCTGGCCCTGTCCGCCAGCCTCAACGCCCCCATCGAGCCGACCCGTTTCGGCGTGTTCCGTATGTAA
- a CDS encoding acetoacetate--CoA ligase yields the protein MSQPLWTPSAERIAATRMDAFRRFVNERHALLLADYPALHAWSVGQREAFWQAIVDFFEIRFHTPAERVLREGSAMPDAQWFPGASLNFAEHLLRRRDGHPALVAIGEDGSREQLSYAQLAAHVAGLQRALRDAGVGIGDRVAAFMPNTWQTVVGMLATTSLGATWSSCSPDFGTQGVIDRFGQIEPKVLIAAAGYRYAGKRIDLTDKLNEILPQLPSLERLVIVPYSRDEASPTDYKSVALASLWQDFYQPGGAPQFTPVAFDQPLYILYSSGTTGVPKCIVHGVGGTLLQHVKELGLHTDLGASDTLFYYTTCGWMMWNWLVSGLALGATLVLYDGSPFHPEPARLIDLIDAEDISIFGTSAKFIAALEKAGVKPRESHRLTPLKAILSTGSPLAHESFEYVYRDVKRDLCLSSISGGTDIVSCFALGNPTLPVWRGELQCKGLGMDVQVWNESGQPASGDKGELVCARHFPSMPVGFWNDADGEKFRAAYFDTFPGVWAHGDYAEETAHGGLIIHGRSDAVLNPGGVRIGTAEIYRQVEKVPQVLESIAIGQDWQGDVRVVLFVHLREGVTLDDALRSEICQMIRANTTPRHVPAKVVQVADIPRTISGKIVELAVRNVVHGRPVKNTDALANPQALELYRNLPELQQ from the coding sequence ATGTCGCAACCTCTGTGGACACCTTCCGCCGAGCGTATCGCCGCTACCCGAATGGATGCCTTCCGCCGCTTCGTCAATGAGCGCCACGCCCTGCTACTGGCCGACTACCCTGCGCTGCATGCCTGGAGCGTCGGGCAGCGCGAAGCGTTCTGGCAGGCCATCGTCGATTTCTTCGAGATTCGTTTCCACACCCCCGCCGAACGCGTCCTGCGCGAAGGTTCGGCAATGCCGGATGCGCAGTGGTTTCCCGGTGCCAGCCTGAACTTTGCTGAACACCTGCTGCGTCGCCGTGACGGTCACCCGGCGCTGGTGGCCATCGGCGAGGATGGTAGCCGCGAGCAACTCAGCTACGCGCAACTGGCCGCCCATGTCGCCGGCCTGCAACGTGCCTTGCGCGATGCAGGTGTGGGCATCGGTGATCGCGTCGCGGCGTTCATGCCCAACACCTGGCAGACCGTGGTCGGCATGCTCGCCACCACCAGCCTCGGCGCCACCTGGTCGAGCTGCTCGCCGGACTTCGGCACCCAGGGCGTGATCGATCGCTTCGGCCAGATCGAACCCAAGGTGCTGATAGCCGCTGCTGGTTATCGCTATGCCGGCAAGCGAATCGACCTGACCGACAAGCTGAACGAAATCCTCCCGCAACTGCCCAGCCTGGAACGGTTGGTGATCGTGCCCTACTCCCGCGACGAGGCCAGTCCTACTGACTACAAGTCAGTTGCTCTAGCCAGCCTCTGGCAGGATTTCTACCAGCCCGGCGGCGCGCCACAGTTCACCCCGGTAGCCTTCGACCAGCCGCTGTATATCCTCTACTCCAGCGGCACCACCGGCGTGCCCAAGTGCATCGTCCATGGTGTTGGCGGCACCCTGCTGCAACACGTCAAGGAACTGGGCCTGCACACCGATCTGGGCGCCAGCGACACCCTGTTCTACTACACCACCTGCGGCTGGATGATGTGGAACTGGCTGGTCTCCGGCCTGGCCCTGGGCGCCACCCTGGTACTGTACGACGGCTCACCCTTCCACCCCGAGCCGGCACGATTGATCGACCTGATCGACGCCGAGGACATCTCCATCTTCGGCACCAGCGCCAAGTTCATCGCCGCACTGGAGAAGGCCGGCGTCAAACCGCGCGAAAGCCACAGGCTGACGCCACTGAAGGCCATCCTCTCCACCGGTTCGCCATTGGCCCACGAGAGCTTCGAGTACGTCTACCGCGACGTGAAGCGTGACCTGTGCCTGTCATCGATCTCCGGTGGCACCGACATCGTCTCCTGCTTCGCCCTGGGCAACCCGACGCTGCCGGTATGGCGCGGTGAGCTGCAGTGCAAGGGCCTGGGCATGGACGTGCAGGTGTGGAACGAGAGCGGCCAGCCAGCCTCGGGCGACAAGGGTGAGTTGGTCTGCGCCCGCCACTTCCCCTCCATGCCGGTGGGTTTCTGGAACGACGCGGACGGCGAGAAATTCCGTGCGGCTTATTTCGACACCTTCCCCGGCGTTTGGGCCCATGGTGACTATGCCGAGGAAACCGCGCATGGCGGCCTGATCATCCACGGCCGTTCCGACGCCGTGCTCAACCCCGGAGGCGTACGCATCGGCACCGCGGAAATCTACCGCCAGGTGGAAAAGGTGCCGCAGGTGCTGGAATCCATCGCCATCGGCCAGGACTGGCAGGGCGACGTGCGCGTGGTGCTGTTCGTGCACCTGCGTGAGGGAGTGACGCTGGACGACGCGCTACGCAGCGAAATCTGCCAGATGATCCGCGCCAACACCACGCCGCGCCATGTGCCGGCGAAAGTCGTTCAGGTCGCCGATATCCCACGCACCATCAGCGGCAAGATCGTCGAACTGGCAGTGCGCAATGTCGTCCATGGTCGCCCGGTGAAGAACACCGACGCCCTGGCCAACCCGCAGGCACTGGAGTTATATCGCAACCTGCCGGAACTGCAGCAATAG
- a CDS encoding gamma-carboxygeranoyl-CoA hydratase yields the protein MTNFTTVQLEKDPRSFATLWLNRAEKNNAFNAEMIRELILALDAVGEDKSLRFLLLRGRGKHFSAGADLAWMQHAATLDYNANLNDARELAELMYNLHGLKIPTLAVVQGAAFGGAVGLASCCDMAIGAEDALFSLSEVRIGLAPAVISPFVVQAIGERAAKRYALTAERFDGKRARELGLLAECFPADKLDAQVEAWVANLLHNSPQAMRASKDLLREVGSGELTPALRRYTENAIARLRVSPEGQEGLRAFLEKRQPSWQEQ from the coding sequence ATGACCAACTTCACCACCGTACAGCTTGAGAAAGACCCGCGCAGCTTCGCCACCTTGTGGCTGAACCGCGCGGAGAAGAACAACGCGTTCAACGCCGAGATGATCCGCGAGCTGATCCTCGCCCTAGACGCTGTCGGTGAAGACAAGAGCCTGCGCTTTCTCCTGCTGCGCGGCCGTGGCAAGCACTTCTCCGCTGGCGCCGACCTGGCCTGGATGCAGCACGCCGCCACCCTCGACTACAACGCCAACTTGAATGACGCCCGCGAACTGGCCGAGCTGATGTACAACCTGCACGGCCTGAAGATCCCCACCCTGGCCGTCGTCCAGGGCGCGGCCTTCGGCGGCGCAGTGGGCCTGGCCAGTTGCTGCGACATGGCCATCGGTGCCGAGGACGCGCTGTTTTCCCTATCCGAAGTGCGCATCGGCCTGGCTCCGGCGGTGATCAGCCCCTTCGTCGTGCAGGCCATCGGCGAGCGCGCGGCCAAACGCTACGCACTGACCGCCGAGCGCTTCGATGGCAAGCGCGCCCGCGAACTGGGCCTGCTCGCCGAGTGCTTCCCGGCCGATAAGCTGGACGCCCAGGTCGAAGCCTGGGTGGCCAACCTGCTGCACAACAGCCCGCAAGCCATGCGCGCCAGCAAGGATCTGCTGCGCGAAGTCGGCAGCGGCGAGCTGACCCCGGCCCTGCGTCGTTACACGGAAAATGCCATCGCTCGTCTGCGCGTCAGCCCAGAGGGCCAGGAAGGCCTGCGTGCGTTCCTGGAAAAACGCCAACCGTCCTGGCAGGAGCAATGA
- a CDS encoding substrate-binding periplasmic protein yields the protein MFAVLKLVCLLFALLFMGAASAREPLKLYMPDAPPLTLHHYEGGHGMVGDVVLAALARLGRLTQIVAEPWPRAQARVTNGRNLLIIPLSRTPEREDQYTWIASIMLLERAFFTLDEPVNSFAEARQRYKRIGVGMGTAQVAILQREGFDDSQIVQLKLGENPARLLTLGRIDAWFTGVPEALYIWEGSEHRRQNLRKSPTLASTGLYLACSKDCDAQLVEALRTAIGELEHEGISQRLREAYMPLQPDP from the coding sequence ATGTTCGCCGTGCTCAAACTTGTCTGCCTGCTTTTCGCCTTGCTGTTCATGGGGGCCGCTTCAGCCAGGGAACCACTGAAGCTCTACATGCCGGACGCACCGCCGCTGACTCTGCATCATTACGAGGGCGGCCACGGCATGGTCGGTGACGTGGTGCTGGCAGCGCTGGCGCGTCTGGGCAGGCTCACTCAGATCGTCGCCGAGCCATGGCCACGGGCCCAGGCTCGGGTTACCAATGGCAGGAACCTGCTGATCATCCCGCTTTCACGCACACCAGAGCGTGAAGACCAATACACCTGGATCGCCTCGATCATGCTGCTGGAACGCGCCTTTTTCACCCTGGACGAGCCGGTCAACAGCTTCGCCGAAGCGCGCCAGCGCTATAAGCGTATCGGCGTGGGAATGGGCACCGCGCAGGTGGCCATCCTGCAGCGCGAAGGCTTCGACGATAGCCAGATCGTTCAGCTGAAACTTGGCGAGAACCCGGCTCGGCTACTGACCCTGGGGCGGATCGACGCCTGGTTCACTGGCGTACCGGAGGCCCTGTACATCTGGGAAGGATCGGAGCATCGCCGGCAGAACCTGCGCAAGAGTCCGACGCTCGCCAGCACCGGCCTCTATCTCGCCTGCTCGAAGGACTGCGATGCGCAACTGGTCGAAGCGCTACGCACCGCCATCGGCGAACTGGAGCATGAAGGCATCAGCCAGCGCCTGCGCGAGGCCTACATGCCCTTGCAGCCTGATCCCTAG
- a CDS encoding peptidylprolyl isomerase: MAKAMARHILVKTEAEAATLKKRIAAGEAFDVLARKHSTCPSGKKGGDLGEVRPGQMVRAVDQVIFKKPLREVHGPVKTQFGYHLIQVFYRD; this comes from the coding sequence ATGGCAAAGGCAATGGCCCGCCACATCCTGGTCAAGACCGAAGCGGAAGCCGCCACGCTGAAGAAGCGTATTGCCGCTGGCGAGGCCTTCGACGTCCTGGCGCGCAAGCACTCCACCTGCCCGTCCGGCAAGAAAGGCGGCGACCTCGGCGAAGTGCGTCCCGGGCAGATGGTGCGGGCAGTCGATCAGGTGATTTTCAAGAAGCCGCTGCGTGAAGTGCACGGCCCGGTGAAGACCCAATTCGGCTATCACCTGATCCAGGTGTTCTACCGCGACTGA
- a CDS encoding LysR family transcriptional regulator, with amino-acid sequence MNRNDLRRVDLNLLVIFETLMFEKNLTRAAEKLFLGQPAVSAALARLRDLFDDPLLVRNGRTFEPTARALAILKELQPAMDTISGAVSRAREFNPATNRDTFRIGLSDDAEFGLFPALLNQIREEAPEVVIVVRRVNFLLMSSMLASGEISVGVSYTTELPANAKRRKLREMKVKVLRGDDRPRPLTLDEYCSRPHALVSFSGDLCGNIDNDLARLNRSRRVVLAVPQFSGLRSIIAGTEMLATVPDFAAAALIEGTRLRADDPPFELVNSDLSMVWSGVTDNDPAERWLRSKIVEFMGEPGA; translated from the coding sequence ATGAATCGCAACGACCTGCGCCGCGTCGACCTGAACCTGCTGGTGATCTTCGAGACGCTGATGTTCGAGAAGAACCTGACCCGTGCGGCCGAGAAGCTGTTTCTCGGTCAGCCCGCGGTCAGTGCGGCGCTGGCTCGTTTGCGCGATCTGTTCGATGACCCGCTACTGGTGCGCAATGGCCGGACGTTCGAACCGACGGCGCGAGCGCTGGCGATTCTCAAAGAGCTGCAGCCGGCGATGGATACCATTTCCGGCGCTGTTAGCCGGGCGCGTGAGTTCAACCCGGCGACCAACCGCGATACTTTCCGCATCGGCCTCTCGGACGATGCCGAGTTTGGCCTGTTCCCGGCGCTGCTCAACCAGATTCGTGAAGAGGCACCGGAGGTGGTGATCGTCGTGCGGCGGGTGAATTTCCTGCTGATGTCGTCGATGCTGGCTTCGGGGGAAATTTCCGTCGGCGTTAGCTATACCACCGAGCTGCCGGCCAATGCCAAGCGCCGCAAGCTGCGCGAGATGAAGGTCAAGGTGCTGCGCGGCGACGACCGTCCCCGGCCGTTGACACTGGATGAGTACTGCTCGCGTCCCCATGCGCTGGTGTCGTTCTCGGGCGATCTGTGCGGCAACATCGACAACGACCTGGCGCGCCTGAACCGTTCGCGTCGCGTGGTGCTGGCTGTGCCGCAGTTCAGTGGCTTGCGCTCGATCATCGCCGGTACCGAAATGCTTGCCACGGTTCCGGATTTCGCGGCGGCAGCGTTGATCGAAGGCACCCGTCTGCGTGCGGACGACCCACCGTTCGAGTTGGTGAACTCGGATCTGTCGATGGTCTGGAGCGGGGTGACCGACAACGATCCTGCCGAGCGCTGGCTGAGAAGCAAGATCGTCGAGTTCATGGGCGAGCCTGGCGCCTGA
- a CDS encoding hydroxymethylglutaryl-CoA lyase has product MSLPHSVRLVEVGPRDGLQNEKQPISVADKVRLTDDLTAAGLSYVEVGSFVSPKWVPQMAGSAEVFAGIQRKPGVTYAALAPNMRGLEAALEARVEEVAVFAAASEAFSQKNINCSIAESLERFVPLMEAAKAANVRVRGYVSCVLGCPYDGEVDAAQVASVARELYAMGCYEVSLGDTIGTGTAGQTRHLINVVGREVPRHLLAGHFHDTYGQALANVYASLLEGIAVFDSSVAGLGGCPYAKGATGNVATEDVLYLLQGLGIETGVDMDKLIDAGARICEVLGKANGSRVARARLANR; this is encoded by the coding sequence ATGAGCCTGCCCCACTCCGTACGCCTGGTCGAAGTCGGCCCGCGTGACGGCCTGCAGAACGAGAAACAGCCGATCAGCGTCGCCGACAAGGTGCGCCTTACCGATGACCTCACCGCCGCCGGCCTGAGCTACGTGGAGGTGGGCAGCTTCGTCTCGCCCAAATGGGTGCCGCAGATGGCTGGCTCCGCCGAGGTGTTCGCCGGCATTCAGCGCAAACCTGGCGTCACCTACGCCGCACTGGCGCCCAATATGCGCGGCCTTGAGGCAGCGCTTGAAGCCAGGGTCGAGGAAGTCGCAGTCTTCGCCGCCGCCAGCGAGGCCTTCTCGCAGAAGAATATCAACTGCTCCATCGCCGAAAGTCTGGAGCGTTTCGTGCCGTTGATGGAGGCGGCCAAGGCGGCGAACGTGCGCGTGCGCGGTTATGTGTCCTGCGTGCTCGGCTGCCCATACGATGGCGAGGTCGATGCCGCCCAGGTCGCCAGCGTCGCCCGCGAGCTTTACGCCATGGGCTGCTACGAGGTTTCGCTGGGTGACACCATCGGCACCGGCACCGCAGGGCAGACCCGCCACCTGATCAACGTGGTCGGCCGCGAGGTGCCACGCCACCTGCTCGCCGGGCACTTCCATGATACCTACGGCCAGGCGCTGGCCAACGTCTACGCCAGTCTGCTCGAAGGCATCGCGGTGTTCGACAGCTCGGTCGCCGGCCTGGGCGGCTGCCCCTACGCCAAGGGCGCCACCGGTAACGTCGCCACCGAAGACGTGCTCTACCTGCTGCAGGGCCTGGGTATCGAGACCGGCGTGGATATGGACAAGCTGATCGACGCCGGCGCGCGCATCTGCGAGGTGCTGGGCAAGGCCAATGGCTCGCGCGTAGCGCGTGCCCGGCTGGCGAATCGCTGA
- a CDS encoding acetyl/propionyl/methylcrotonyl-CoA carboxylase subunit alpha: MIDTLLVANRGEIACRVMRTAKAMGIRTVAVHSAIDAHARHVREADIAVNLGGAKPGESYLLIDKIIAAAKASGAQAIHPGYGFLSENAGFARAIEQAGLIFLGPPASAIDAMGSKSAAKSLMEAAGVPLVPGYHGEAQDYETFREAAERIGYPVLLKAAAGGGGKGMKVAESEAQLAETLESAQREAQSAFGDSRMLVEKYVLKPRHVEIQVFADQRGNCLYLNERDCSIQRRHQKVVEEAPAPGLSPELRRAMGEAAVKAAQAIGYVGAGTVEFLLDERGDFFFMEMNTRLQVEHPVTEAITGLDLVAWQIRVARGEALPISQQQVPLNGHAIEVRLYAEDPDHDFLPATGTLALYREAASDDGRRIDSGVAEGDSVSPFYDPMLGKLIAWGENREQARLRLLAMLGDTLVGGVKTNLAFLRRILAHPAFAACELDTGFIPRHQQQLLPAPGELPEAFWQLAADAWVQSEETLQRNDDPHSPWAARSGWRAGGAAEVELHLSCQGESRKVRASNLARLQGEELLADIDGTRQRLCAIRRGETLYLQWQGELYAVSRFDPIAAAEASHAQHGGLSAPMNGSIVRVLVEPGQAVEAGAALVVLEAMKMEHSIRAPEAGTVKALYCHEGEMVSEGTVLVELEIQGRT, from the coding sequence ATGATCGATACCCTGCTGGTCGCCAATCGCGGCGAAATCGCCTGCCGCGTGATGCGCACGGCCAAGGCCATGGGCATTCGCACTGTCGCCGTGCACAGCGCCATCGATGCCCATGCACGGCATGTGCGCGAAGCCGACATCGCGGTGAACCTCGGCGGCGCCAAGCCTGGCGAAAGCTACCTGCTGATCGACAAGATAATCGCCGCCGCCAAGGCCAGCGGCGCGCAGGCCATTCACCCTGGCTATGGCTTCCTCTCGGAGAACGCCGGCTTCGCCCGCGCCATCGAGCAGGCCGGGCTGATCTTTCTCGGCCCACCGGCCTCAGCCATCGACGCCATGGGCAGCAAGTCGGCGGCCAAGTCGCTGATGGAAGCCGCCGGCGTACCGCTGGTGCCCGGTTACCACGGCGAAGCGCAGGATTATGAAACCTTCCGCGAGGCCGCCGAACGCATCGGCTATCCGGTGCTGCTCAAGGCTGCTGCGGGCGGCGGTGGCAAGGGCATGAAGGTGGCCGAATCCGAAGCGCAACTCGCCGAGACCCTGGAATCCGCTCAGCGCGAAGCGCAATCGGCCTTCGGCGACTCGCGCATGTTGGTGGAAAAGTACGTGCTCAAGCCGCGCCACGTGGAGATTCAGGTATTCGCCGACCAACGCGGTAACTGCCTGTACCTCAACGAGCGCGACTGCTCGATCCAGCGCCGCCACCAGAAGGTGGTCGAGGAAGCGCCAGCGCCCGGTCTGAGCCCCGAGCTACGCCGCGCCATGGGCGAAGCGGCGGTCAAGGCCGCACAGGCCATTGGCTACGTCGGCGCCGGCACCGTGGAGTTTCTGCTCGACGAGCGTGGCGACTTCTTCTTCATGGAGATGAACACCCGCCTGCAGGTCGAGCACCCGGTCACCGAGGCCATCACCGGGCTCGATCTGGTGGCCTGGCAGATTCGCGTCGCCCGTGGCGAGGCGCTGCCGATCAGCCAGCAGCAGGTTCCTCTGAACGGCCACGCCATCGAGGTGCGGCTGTATGCCGAAGACCCGGATCACGACTTCCTCCCCGCCACCGGCACCCTGGCCCTGTACCGCGAAGCCGCAAGCGACGACGGCCGCCGTATCGACAGCGGCGTGGCCGAGGGCGACAGCGTGTCGCCCTTCTACGACCCGATGCTGGGCAAACTGATCGCCTGGGGCGAGAACCGCGAGCAGGCACGCCTGCGCCTGCTGGCCATGCTTGGCGACACCCTGGTCGGCGGCGTGAAGACCAACCTGGCCTTCCTGCGTCGCATCCTCGCCCATCCGGCCTTTGCCGCTTGCGAGCTGGACACAGGCTTCATCCCGCGCCACCAGCAGCAGTTGCTGCCTGCTCCCGGTGAATTGCCGGAGGCATTCTGGCAACTCGCGGCCGACGCCTGGGTGCAGAGCGAGGAAACGCTGCAGCGCAACGACGACCCGCATTCGCCCTGGGCGGCCCGCAGTGGCTGGCGCGCCGGTGGCGCGGCGGAGGTCGAGTTGCACCTGAGCTGCCAGGGCGAAAGCCGCAAGGTGCGTGCGAGCAACCTGGCCCGCTTGCAGGGCGAAGAGCTGCTGGCCGATATCGACGGTACACGCCAGCGCCTGTGCGCCATTCGCAGAGGCGAAACCCTCTATCTGCAATGGCAAGGCGAGCTGTACGCCGTCAGCCGCTTCGACCCCATCGCCGCCGCCGAAGCAAGCCATGCCCAGCACGGCGGCCTCAGTGCGCCCATGAACGGCAGCATAGTCCGTGTGCTGGTCGAACCCGGTCAGGCGGTCGAGGCCGGCGCGGCCCTTGTGGTACTGGAGGCGATGAAGATGGAGCACAGCATCCGTGCGCCTGAGGCCGGCACGGTCAAGGCCCTGTATTGCCACGAAGGGGAAATGGTCAGCGAAGGCACCGTCCTGGTGGAGCTCGAGATACAAGGGCGGACGTAG
- a CDS encoding PilT/PilU family type 4a pilus ATPase, translating to MDLHAMLKVLSSQDGSDLYLSTGAPPCAKFNGMLKALSQEPLKSGEVAAIADSIMDSAQREEFERELEMNLAISLSGVGRFRINIFKQRNEVSIVARNIKLDIPRFEDLKLPEVLLSTVMEKRGLVLFVGGTGSGKSTSLAALIDYRNRNSGGHIITIEDPVEYVHRHKKSIINQREVGVDTRSFHAALKNTLRQAPDVILIGEIRDRETMEHALAFADTGHLAISTLHANNANQALDRIINFFPEDRRPQLLNDLGNNLKAFVSQRLVKTVDGKRRAAVEVLLGTPTIRDLIKRNEFSEIKEIMEKSKNLGMQTFDQALIDLVHEGAIDEEEAVKNADSANNVRLKLKLHRDNPANARPAPAAPAAPVTAPAAAPKVAASGDWGLELKLEDIEEEQPPEDPGRQGI from the coding sequence ATGGATCTCCACGCAATGCTGAAAGTGCTGTCCAGTCAGGACGGTTCCGACCTTTACCTGTCCACCGGGGCGCCGCCCTGTGCCAAGTTCAATGGCATGCTCAAGGCGCTCAGCCAGGAGCCCCTGAAGTCCGGTGAGGTGGCTGCCATCGCCGACTCGATCATGGATAGCGCGCAGCGTGAGGAGTTCGAGCGTGAGCTGGAAATGAACCTGGCGATTTCCCTGTCTGGTGTCGGGCGCTTTCGCATCAATATCTTCAAGCAGCGCAACGAGGTTTCCATCGTGGCGCGCAACATCAAGCTGGATATCCCGCGCTTCGAAGACCTCAAGCTGCCCGAGGTGCTGCTCAGCACGGTGATGGAAAAACGCGGCCTGGTGTTGTTCGTTGGCGGCACCGGTTCGGGCAAGTCGACCTCGCTGGCGGCGCTGATCGACTACCGTAACCGCAACAGCGGCGGCCATATCATCACCATCGAAGACCCGGTGGAGTACGTGCACCGGCACAAGAAGTCGATCATCAACCAGCGTGAGGTGGGCGTCGACACCCGCAGCTTCCATGCCGCGCTGAAGAACACCCTGCGCCAGGCGCCGGATGTGATCCTGATCGGCGAGATCCGTGACCGTGAAACCATGGAGCATGCCCTGGCTTTCGCCGACACCGGGCACCTGGCGATTTCCACCTTGCATGCCAACAACGCCAACCAGGCGCTGGATCGCATCATCAACTTCTTCCCCGAAGATCGCCGCCCGCAGTTGCTCAACGACCTGGGCAACAACCTCAAGGCCTTCGTCTCCCAGCGTCTGGTCAAGACCGTGGACGGCAAGCGCCGCGCCGCGGTGGAGGTACTGCTGGGGACGCCGACCATTCGTGACCTGATCAAGCGCAACGAGTTTTCCGAGATCAAGGAAATCATGGAAAAGTCGAAGAACCTCGGCATGCAGACTTTCGATCAGGCGTTGATCGATCTGGTACACGAAGGCGCTATCGACGAGGAGGAGGCAGTGAAGAACGCCGACTCGGCGAACAACGTGCGTCTGAAACTCAAGCTGCATCGCGACAATCCGGCCAATGCCAGGCCTGCGCCAGCGGCGCCTGCTGCGCCCGTCACGGCCCCGGCGGCAGCCCCGAAAGTCGCTGCTTCCGGTGATTGGGGGCTGGAGCTGAAGCTGGAGGATATCGAAGAGGAGCAGCCACCAGAGGATCCGGGGCGGCAGGGTATCTAG